The candidate division KSB1 bacterium genome window below encodes:
- a CDS encoding T9SS type A sorting domain-containing protein, translating into MQNKLHQTAAALLVTASLLFPQTNVAPFGKAYTWAHNLDPLSDANKVECPELNDNDPDSVIWLSRTPLGEAVDDTINAWQAAGVVWEGDYDITEVVYVNGPYDGTVYANGAFSKEGSFHLQITRDGTTWESTEIKEDPEYTYFSWESAAWGALVSDEAFSFKGPIGIVRGVRVTGCVHNWEAGSWNASCRQIMAYGTPTRVKNKITTVPAGFTLQQNYPNPFNAGTQITFYLPKQSFVKLMIFDVNGRVVDRLIEGTLEAGRFTVQWKPQQGEGTSGIYLARLIAVSSDQTYTRTIKMSMIK; encoded by the coding sequence ATGCAGAACAAGCTTCATCAAACTGCGGCTGCTCTGCTCGTCACCGCGTCTTTATTGTTTCCCCAAACCAACGTCGCCCCCTTCGGCAAAGCCTACACCTGGGCGCACAACCTCGATCCGCTCTCGGACGCGAATAAAGTCGAGTGCCCCGAGCTGAACGACAACGATCCGGATTCGGTCATTTGGTTGAGCCGTACGCCGCTCGGAGAGGCTGTCGACGACACCATCAACGCCTGGCAGGCCGCCGGCGTGGTGTGGGAAGGCGATTATGACATCACCGAAGTGGTCTATGTCAATGGCCCGTATGACGGCACTGTTTATGCGAACGGCGCCTTTTCCAAGGAGGGTTCTTTTCACCTCCAGATCACCCGCGACGGTACAACCTGGGAGAGCACTGAAATCAAAGAGGATCCGGAGTATACTTACTTTTCATGGGAAAGCGCAGCTTGGGGCGCGCTGGTGAGCGACGAAGCGTTCAGTTTCAAGGGCCCCATCGGCATCGTCAGGGGAGTACGGGTGACCGGCTGCGTGCACAACTGGGAGGCCGGTTCGTGGAACGCTTCCTGCCGGCAAATCATGGCATACGGAACGCCGACGCGCGTTAAAAACAAAATAACGACGGTTCCCGCCGGCTTCACTTTGCAGCAGAATTACCCCAATCCGTTTAATGCCGGTACGCAGATCACTTTTTATTTGCCCAAGCAGTCATTTGTAAAACTGATGATTTTTGATGTGAACGGCCGGGTTGTGGACCGGCTCATTGAAGGCACTCTTGAGGCAGGTCGGTTCACGGTTCAATGGAAGCCGCAGCAAGGAGAGGGCACATCAGGGATCTATTTGGCCCGTCTGATTGCCGTCAGTTCGGATCAAACCTACACCCGAACCATCAAGATGTCGATGATTAAATAA
- the nfo gene encoding deoxyribonuclease IV, which produces MKPIGAHVSAAGGVESAPLNAHAIGATAFALFTKNQRQWTAKPLTDESIAAFRANCERLGYSPDVILPHDSYLINLGSPDPEGLAKSRAAFLDEMQRCEALGLVFLNFHPGAHLNQMSEEDCLKRVAESINWALDQTKGVRAVIEITAGQGSNIGYTFEHLRSIIDQVQDRSRVGVCLDTAHLFAAGYDLRSEEAYEETFRRFDEIIGMEFLIGIHLNDSKKPLGSRVDRHDSLGDGLLGMETFARLMRDPRLDRLPFILETPAPERWPEEIAWLKKLSSSES; this is translated from the coding sequence ATGAAGCCTATCGGAGCGCACGTCAGCGCCGCAGGCGGCGTGGAATCTGCACCGCTGAACGCGCACGCCATCGGCGCGACAGCTTTCGCATTGTTTACCAAGAATCAGCGGCAGTGGACCGCCAAGCCGCTGACGGACGAGTCGATCGCCGCCTTTCGCGCCAACTGCGAACGGCTCGGCTATTCGCCCGATGTCATCCTTCCGCATGACAGCTATCTGATCAATTTAGGCAGCCCGGATCCGGAAGGGCTCGCCAAATCGCGCGCCGCTTTTCTCGATGAAATGCAGCGCTGTGAGGCATTGGGATTAGTTTTTCTCAATTTTCATCCCGGCGCGCATCTGAATCAAATGAGCGAAGAGGATTGTCTCAAGCGCGTTGCCGAGTCGATCAATTGGGCGCTGGATCAGACAAAGGGCGTTCGCGCGGTCATCGAAATTACGGCCGGACAGGGCAGCAACATCGGTTACACATTCGAGCATTTGCGCAGTATCATCGATCAGGTCCAAGACCGCAGCCGCGTCGGTGTTTGTCTGGACACGGCACATCTTTTTGCCGCCGGTTATGACCTGCGTTCCGAGGAAGCTTACGAAGAAACGTTCCGCCGCTTTGACGAAATCATCGGCATGGAATTTTTGATCGGCATCCATCTTAACGACTCTAAAAAGCCGCTGGGCAGCCGCGTCGACCGGCACGACAGTCTGGGCGACGGCCTGTTGGGCATGGAAACGTTTGCCCGTTTGATGCGTGACCCGCGGCTCGACCGCCTGCCTTTTATCCTGGAAACGCCGGCGCCGGAACGCTGGCCGGAGGAGATCGCCTGGTTAAAAAAATTGAGCTCATCCGAGAGCTGA